One segment of Methylotuvimicrobium sp. KM2 DNA contains the following:
- the ychF gene encoding redox-regulated ATPase YchF, producing the protein MALYCGIVGLPNVGKSTLFNALTKAEIAAENYPFCTIDPNVGVVAVPDPRLDKLAEIVKPQRVLPTTIEFVDIAGLVAGASKGEGLGNQFLANIRETDAIAHVVRCFEDDNVIHVAGKIDPIADIEVINTELALADMATVERALQRAAKASKSGNKDELARKAVLEKVNEHLNTGEPVRAMDLSDDDIALIKDLCLLTVKPTMYIANVQDDGFENNPILDKVKAFADKEGAMVVPVCAAIEAEIVQLDEDEKQEFLDDLGLDEPGLNRVVRAGYQLLNLSTYFTAGVKEVRAWTIPVGATAPQAAGVIHTDFEKGFIRAEVISYEDFVTYKGEQGAKDAGKWRLEGKDYVVKDGDVMHFRFNV; encoded by the coding sequence ATGGCGCTATATTGCGGAATCGTCGGATTGCCTAATGTCGGTAAATCGACTTTATTCAATGCTTTAACCAAGGCGGAAATCGCCGCCGAAAACTACCCTTTTTGTACTATCGATCCCAATGTCGGTGTTGTTGCCGTGCCAGACCCGAGATTGGATAAACTCGCTGAAATTGTCAAGCCTCAACGCGTACTGCCAACCACGATTGAATTCGTCGATATCGCCGGATTGGTTGCCGGTGCTTCGAAAGGCGAGGGGCTGGGCAATCAATTTCTTGCCAATATTCGCGAAACCGATGCTATCGCACATGTCGTCCGTTGTTTCGAAGACGATAATGTCATTCACGTTGCCGGAAAAATCGATCCGATAGCCGATATCGAAGTCATCAATACCGAATTGGCGTTGGCCGACATGGCAACCGTCGAAAGGGCCTTGCAACGGGCGGCCAAAGCATCGAAATCCGGCAATAAAGACGAATTGGCCCGAAAAGCCGTATTGGAAAAAGTTAACGAACATTTGAACACCGGCGAACCGGTTAGGGCGATGGATTTATCCGATGATGATATCGCCTTGATTAAAGACTTGTGCTTATTAACCGTTAAACCCACGATGTACATTGCCAATGTTCAAGACGACGGTTTTGAAAATAACCCAATATTGGACAAAGTAAAAGCATTCGCCGACAAAGAAGGCGCCATGGTCGTGCCGGTATGCGCGGCAATCGAAGCGGAAATCGTGCAGCTTGATGAGGACGAAAAACAAGAATTTCTCGATGATTTAGGCTTGGACGAACCGGGCTTGAATCGAGTCGTGCGAGCCGGTTACCAGCTGCTTAATTTATCGACGTATTTCACGGCGGGCGTCAAAGAAGTCAGAGCCTGGACGATACCCGTCGGCGCCACGGCTCCGCAAGCCGCAGGAGTCATTCATACCGATTTTGAAAAAGGTTTTATCCGCGCCGAAGTTATTTCCTATGAAGACTTCGTTACTTACAAAGGTGAGCAGGGCGCAAAGGATGCCGGTAAATGGCGTCTCGAAGGCAAAGATTATGTCGTTAAAGACGGCGATGTCATGCATTTTCGTTTCAACGTTTGA
- the merR gene encoding Hg(II)-responsive transcriptional regulator: MIQKSFTIGALAKQAGVNVETIRFYQRRGLLVEPAKPLKGIRHYAEQDVQRVRFIKEGQKLGFSLDEVAELLSLEEGRHCQEAREIALRKLVLIHERIEGLRTMEAALSNLVESCASNTDSVSCPLIQSLLKTSV; this comes from the coding sequence ATGATACAAAAAAGTTTTACGATTGGTGCTCTGGCGAAACAAGCCGGAGTCAATGTCGAAACGATCCGTTTTTATCAACGACGCGGCCTGCTGGTGGAGCCTGCCAAGCCACTCAAGGGCATCCGGCATTACGCTGAACAAGACGTGCAGCGAGTGCGGTTTATTAAGGAAGGTCAGAAGCTGGGCTTTTCGCTCGATGAGGTTGCAGAATTATTGAGTCTTGAGGAAGGGCGACATTGCCAGGAAGCCAGAGAAATTGCGCTCAGAAAGCTTGTTCTAATTCATGAACGCATCGAAGGTTTGCGCACGATGGAAGCGGCTTTGTCTAATTTGGTCGAGAGCTGCGCTAGCAATACCGATTCAGTATCATGCCCGCTTATTCAGAGCTTGTTGAAAACATCAGTCTAA
- a CDS encoding protein YgfX: MKHLELVTFRIGMSKREKKILLLMHVMALLAIVLSAIELYVQWLLIAVVIFSGIVYRRRYFIGDTERLLRYSGDYGWQLFTGGSFAQIRILGSTVLMPLAIFFHCELQGKNHYQVIFNDAMNEIDFRRLTVYLKITVSTEE; the protein is encoded by the coding sequence ATGAAACATTTAGAATTGGTAACGTTTAGAATCGGAATGTCGAAGCGAGAGAAAAAAATTCTATTGCTCATGCATGTGATGGCTTTGCTTGCAATTGTGCTCAGTGCTATCGAGCTTTATGTTCAATGGCTATTGATTGCGGTTGTTATTTTTAGCGGCATTGTCTATCGCCGCCGTTATTTTATTGGCGATACGGAGCGCTTGCTAAGATATTCAGGAGATTACGGCTGGCAGCTTTTCACAGGGGGTAGCTTCGCACAAATTCGGATTCTCGGATCAACGGTCTTAATGCCGCTTGCGATTTTTTTTCATTGTGAATTGCAAGGTAAAAACCATTACCAGGTCATATTTAACGATGCCATGAACGAAATCGATTTTCGAAGGCTAACCGTATATCTAAAAATAACCGTTTCAACAGAAGAGTAG
- a CDS encoding HDOD domain-containing protein, whose product MQFKSVQAFLDHVQKELDANRLILPTLPDIALKVRDAVAKGEATAQQLADMIVTDAALSTRLIQVSNSPLYRGVNEIKSIQMAVTRLGLKTISSLISSLVMQQMFSPTSTVLEHYFRQSWEQSVNVSAISRALATCTRHLNPDEAMLAGLIHQIGKLPILMLVEDIPEFRDSPSRLEKLLEKAHPAVGKIIMDTWTFPDELKAVPYQYVNFGYDSGEKADYVDLVQVAFLQSIAGTDHPATRVDWSTVPAFAKLGLSSDAEILEIEGLSEEIEIAQSMFS is encoded by the coding sequence ATGCAATTTAAATCAGTCCAGGCTTTTCTTGACCATGTTCAAAAAGAACTGGATGCCAATCGCCTGATATTGCCAACTCTCCCTGACATTGCGTTAAAGGTTCGCGACGCAGTAGCTAAAGGCGAAGCAACGGCACAGCAATTAGCAGACATGATTGTCACCGACGCAGCCTTGTCTACGCGCTTGATTCAAGTCTCTAACAGCCCTTTATATCGCGGAGTCAACGAGATCAAGAGCATTCAAATGGCGGTCACGCGTCTAGGGCTTAAAACCATTAGCTCATTGATAAGCAGCCTGGTAATGCAACAAATGTTCAGCCCGACTTCAACAGTGCTTGAGCATTACTTCAGACAGTCCTGGGAACAAAGTGTCAATGTCTCGGCCATCAGTAGAGCATTGGCAACATGCACCCGGCATCTAAATCCCGATGAAGCCATGCTAGCAGGGCTCATTCACCAAATTGGCAAATTGCCAATTTTGATGCTGGTAGAAGATATTCCGGAATTCAGAGATAGCCCTTCACGTCTTGAAAAATTGCTGGAAAAAGCCCATCCGGCCGTTGGAAAAATCATTATGGATACATGGACCTTTCCCGATGAGTTAAAAGCCGTTCCGTATCAATACGTTAACTTTGGCTATGACTCGGGTGAAAAAGCCGATTATGTTGATCTTGTACAAGTGGCTTTTTTACAAAGCATAGCCGGGACCGATCATCCTGCAACACGGGTTGACTGGTCTACCGTGCCGGCATTTGCCAAGCTGGGTCTGTCTTCCGATGCTGAAATTCTGGAAATAGAAGGATTATCCGAAGAAATAGAAATTGCACAGTCTATGTTCTCCTGA
- a CDS encoding mercuric transporter MerT family protein has protein sequence MNSRQTLIASVLAGIGASLCCVAPLVLLSLGIGGAWVATLTAFESVRPVFMGLALLFIGLTFRKLYLTPQTCESGKPCADDEVIRKQRFIFWGVTLPLLGLLAFPWFAPLFY, from the coding sequence ATGAACTCCAGACAAACCCTGATTGCGAGCGTTCTGGCCGGGATAGGCGCTAGCTTATGTTGTGTTGCTCCTTTGGTATTGCTGAGCCTTGGCATTGGCGGGGCTTGGGTAGCAACGCTGACGGCTTTCGAATCAGTGCGCCCGGTGTTCATGGGCTTGGCATTGCTTTTTATCGGCCTGACGTTTCGTAAGCTGTATTTGACGCCTCAAACCTGTGAATCCGGCAAGCCCTGCGCCGATGATGAAGTTATCCGCAAGCAACGCTTCATTTTTTGGGGCGTGACCCTTCCTTTATTGGGTTTGTTGGCATTTCCATGGTTTGCTCCACTGTTCTATTGA
- a CDS encoding GDCCVxC domain-containing (seleno)protein — MNTLILESTITCPHCGHAETETMPTDACQFFYECKSCGTLLKPKPGDCCVFCSYGSVKCPPIQQHNSCCAG; from the coding sequence ATGAACACCCTCATTCTCGAATCGACGATCACCTGCCCACACTGCGGACACGCCGAAACGGAAACCATGCCGACTGATGCCTGCCAGTTTTTCTATGAATGCAAGTCCTGCGGTACACTGCTAAAGCCAAAGCCGGGGGATTGCTGCGTGTTTTGCTCTTACGGTTCGGTTAAATGTCCGCCCATCCAGCAACATAACTCTTGTTGCGCCGGATAG
- the merP gene encoding mercury resistance system periplasmic binding protein MerP, translated as MSTLAFAVTCGSALAASRAVTLDVQNMTCAVCPITVKKALEHVSGVQQVSIDYASKTATVQFDDTLTTADKLTEATKAAGYPSSIKKENK; from the coding sequence ATGTCTACTTTGGCGTTTGCCGTTACCTGCGGATCGGCACTGGCTGCCTCTCGTGCGGTCACGCTCGATGTACAAAACATGACCTGCGCCGTCTGCCCGATTACGGTCAAGAAAGCGCTTGAACATGTTTCCGGTGTGCAACAGGTTTCGATCGATTACGCCAGTAAAACTGCGACGGTACAATTCGACGATACGCTGACCACAGCGGACAAACTGACGGAAGCAACCAAGGCCGCCGGTTATCCATCCTCTATCAAGAAGGAAAATAAATGA
- a CDS encoding recombinase family protein, translated as MAIYGYARVSSADQDYSLQEQALRTAGCEVIRAEKASGTARTGRTELELLLEFLRKGDTLVVTRVDRLARSIKDLQDIVYALKERGVTLRATEQPIDTQSAAGKAFLDMLGVFAEFETNLRRERQLEGIAAAKARGVYQGRKPSVDGQMIKALRDQQQLGATEIARQLGISRASVYRALAKPHAET; from the coding sequence ATGGCTATTTACGGTTACGCCCGCGTTTCCAGCGCGGATCAAGATTACTCCCTTCAGGAACAAGCGTTGCGCACGGCGGGTTGCGAAGTGATCCGGGCCGAGAAAGCGTCGGGTACCGCCCGCACCGGTCGAACTGAATTAGAATTACTGCTAGAGTTTCTGCGCAAGGGCGACACGTTGGTCGTTACCCGCGTGGATCGGCTGGCCCGCAGCATCAAGGACCTGCAGGACATCGTGTACGCGCTCAAGGAGCGCGGCGTCACGTTACGGGCCACGGAACAGCCGATCGATACGCAGAGCGCGGCAGGTAAGGCCTTCCTGGATATGCTGGGGGTATTCGCCGAGTTCGAAACGAATCTGCGCCGCGAACGGCAGCTGGAAGGGATTGCGGCGGCCAAAGCCCGGGGCGTTTACCAGGGCCGGAAGCCTTCCGTTGACGGCCAGATGATCAAGGCGCTACGCGATCAACAACAGCTCGGAGCCACCGAAATTGCCCGGCAGCTCGGCATCAGTCGGGCCTCGGTTTACCGGGCACTCGCCAAGCCTCACGCCGAGACCTGA
- a CDS encoding folate-binding protein: MNQAWKSFLIEQQTRINTETVHIEKTDDLDKQAGQVCPVIELAVLTVTGNDAARFLQGQVTCNINELTEQKCSFGAFCNVKGRVIANFFVIKSNDGFLLILPTELLDSIIEKLRKYILRSDVQLIDSRDEYCLVGINKSSSKFFTPVPEHELHMLAEPFRLIKLPLSKSRYIAVESSEKAIELWSLLTQEHDYHASTPEQWRLFDIEDKIPWVDQETSEEYIPQMLNLDQLGGISFNKGCYTGQEIVARTHYLGKTKRMLFLAESNAAEAPPPNAAILDGIGQTIGKVLRAQKEGNTIKLLAVLPNCELDSENLILDTTAKDKIRLITL; encoded by the coding sequence ATGAATCAAGCTTGGAAATCTTTTCTTATTGAACAGCAGACACGAATTAATACCGAGACTGTCCATATAGAAAAAACCGACGACTTAGACAAACAAGCCGGGCAGGTTTGTCCGGTTATCGAACTAGCCGTGTTAACAGTCACCGGCAACGATGCAGCACGATTTCTTCAAGGCCAAGTAACTTGCAATATCAACGAACTCACCGAACAAAAGTGCAGTTTCGGAGCCTTTTGCAATGTTAAAGGGCGCGTTATCGCCAATTTTTTTGTAATTAAGTCGAACGATGGCTTCCTTCTAATCTTACCTACAGAATTACTCGACAGCATCATCGAAAAACTACGAAAATATATTTTACGTTCCGATGTGCAACTGATCGATAGCCGCGATGAGTATTGCCTAGTTGGGATTAACAAAAGCTCGTCAAAATTTTTTACGCCTGTTCCGGAGCATGAACTTCACATGCTTGCCGAGCCCTTCCGCTTGATAAAACTGCCTTTATCGAAATCACGTTATATAGCCGTTGAATCGTCGGAAAAAGCCATCGAACTTTGGTCCTTGCTTACCCAAGAACATGACTATCATGCAAGCACTCCAGAGCAATGGCGGCTATTCGATATCGAAGACAAAATACCCTGGGTCGATCAGGAAACTAGCGAAGAATATATTCCGCAAATGCTGAATCTCGATCAATTAGGCGGCATCAGTTTTAACAAGGGTTGTTATACCGGGCAAGAAATCGTAGCGCGTACGCATTATCTTGGAAAAACGAAAAGAATGCTGTTCTTAGCCGAATCCAATGCCGCGGAAGCGCCGCCTCCGAATGCGGCTATTCTCGACGGCATCGGTCAAACAATAGGAAAAGTCCTGCGCGCTCAAAAGGAAGGAAATACCATTAAGCTGCTTGCGGTTCTGCCGAATTGCGAACTCGATAGCGAAAACTTAATACTTGATACAACGGCTAAGGACAAAATCAGGCTAATAACGCTATAA